One Azotosporobacter soli genomic region harbors:
- the rfbB gene encoding dTDP-glucose 4,6-dehydratase → MKTIMITGGAGFIGSNFVRHMIKRYPQYRIINFDLLTYAGNLENVADVAERENYSFVHGDIADVVLVDNVMKQGIDAVVNFAAESHVDRSIEDPGVFVRTNVLGTQVLLEAARKYKVKKYLQVSTDEVYGSLGTAGLFSETTPLAPNSPYSASKTGADLLVRAYHETYGMHVNITRCSNNYGPYHFPEKLIPLVITNALTNQEIPVYGDGLQVRDWLHVQDHCKAIELVLHNGIAGEVYNVGGNNERTNLEIVRTILKEVGKSESLIRHVADRSGHDRRYAIDATKITEKLGWKPEYTFERGIKETIDWYVGNRTWWERIRSGAYRDYYKKMYLNR, encoded by the coding sequence ATGAAAACAATAATGATTACCGGCGGAGCAGGATTTATTGGCAGCAACTTTGTTCGCCACATGATTAAAAGATATCCGCAATATCGGATCATTAACTTTGATTTGCTGACATATGCAGGAAATTTGGAAAATGTGGCGGATGTTGCGGAAAGGGAAAATTATTCTTTTGTGCATGGTGATATTGCTGACGTTGTGCTAGTGGACAATGTGATGAAGCAGGGAATTGATGCTGTTGTCAATTTTGCAGCAGAGTCACATGTTGATCGAAGCATTGAAGATCCGGGAGTATTTGTTCGGACGAATGTACTGGGGACGCAGGTCTTATTGGAAGCAGCGCGGAAATATAAAGTGAAAAAGTATTTGCAGGTATCGACCGATGAAGTATATGGATCGTTAGGGACGGCAGGGCTGTTTTCCGAAACGACGCCGCTGGCGCCGAACAGCCCATATTCGGCAAGTAAAACGGGAGCGGATTTATTAGTAAGGGCTTATCATGAAACCTATGGAATGCATGTAAATATCACACGTTGTTCAAACAACTATGGGCCATATCATTTTCCAGAAAAATTGATTCCATTGGTGATTACCAATGCCCTGACAAATCAAGAGATTCCTGTATATGGAGACGGACTGCAGGTAAGAGATTGGCTCCATGTGCAAGATCATTGCAAGGCGATCGAGTTGGTATTGCATAACGGAATAGCCGGAGAAGTATATAATGTGGGCGGTAATAACGAACGAACGAATTTAGAAATCGTACGAACAATTCTAAAGGAAGTAGGCAAATCAGAGTCCTTGATTCGGCATGTGGCGGATCGAAGCGGTCATGATCGTCGTTATGCGATTGATGCGACAAAAATCACTGAAAAATTGGGTTGGAAACCGGAGTATACGTTTGAGCGGGGAATTAAGGAAACAATTGATTGGTATGTTGGAAATCGTACTTGGTGGGAACGAATCCGGTCAGGCGCGTATCGGGACTATTATAAAAAAATGTATTTGAATCGTTAG
- the rfbA gene encoding glucose-1-phosphate thymidylyltransferase RfbA, with protein MIKKGIILAGGSGTRLHPLTKAISKQLMPIYDKPMIYYPLSTLLLAGIRDILIITTLHDMPLFQHLLGDGSQWGVQFSYAVQPSPDGLAQAFVIGREFIGNDGCALVLGDNIFYGHNLVEAIRRAAARKEGATVFGYWVKDPERYGVVEFDKLGQVVSLEEKPVQPKSNYAVTGLYFYDNSVVNIAKELKPSVRGELEITDVNKAYLENGNLNVELLGRGYAWLDTGTHESLLQASLFVQTVEERQGLKIACPEEIVYRMGYIDEEQVQRLAEPLKKNAYGNYLLSMLKSTMDGGYLKVGEPTK; from the coding sequence ATGATAAAAAAAGGAATCATTCTTGCTGGCGGTTCCGGCACCCGCCTGCATCCACTGACAAAGGCTATAAGCAAGCAACTGATGCCGATCTATGACAAACCGATGATTTATTATCCTTTGTCGACGCTGTTGCTGGCCGGAATTCGTGATATTCTGATTATTACCACCCTGCATGATATGCCATTATTTCAGCATTTGCTTGGGGATGGCAGCCAATGGGGCGTGCAGTTTTCCTATGCGGTGCAACCGAGTCCGGATGGCTTGGCGCAGGCTTTTGTGATTGGCCGGGAGTTTATCGGCAACGATGGTTGTGCACTGGTACTTGGTGACAACATTTTTTACGGGCACAACTTGGTGGAAGCAATTCGCAGGGCGGCAGCAAGAAAAGAAGGTGCAACAGTGTTCGGATATTGGGTGAAAGATCCGGAACGGTATGGTGTCGTGGAGTTTGATAAACTTGGACAAGTCGTGTCACTGGAAGAAAAACCAGTGCAGCCCAAATCGAACTATGCGGTAACGGGGTTGTATTTTTATGATAATAGTGTTGTTAATATTGCAAAAGAATTGAAACCTTCGGTAAGAGGCGAATTGGAAATTACTGACGTAAACAAGGCGTACTTGGAAAACGGAAATTTAAATGTGGAGCTGCTTGGCCGCGGCTATGCGTGGCTTGACACGGGGACGCACGAGTCTTTGCTGCAGGCATCGTTGTTTGTACAGACAGTGGAAGAGCGTCAGGGGTTGAAAATTGCCTGTCCGGAAGAAATTGTGTATCGGATGGGATATATTGATGAAGAACAGGTTCAGCGTTTGGCAGAGCCTCTTAAGAAAAATGCATACGGCAACTATTTGCTAAGTATGTTAAAATCAACAATGGACGGCGGATATTTAAAAGTGGGAGAGCCAACAAAATGA